A genomic stretch from Gymnogyps californianus isolate 813 chromosome 26, ASM1813914v2, whole genome shotgun sequence includes:
- the LOC127025935 gene encoding ribosomal protein S6 kinase alpha-3-like: MSLLRVLFKRNPANRLGAGLDGVEEIKRHAFFSKIDWNRLYRREIDPPFKPATGRPEDTFYFDPEFTAKTPEDLPGLPPSANAHQLVRGFSSVAIASNDESQAVQTVGVHSVVQQLHRNSIQFTDRYEVKEDIRVGSYSVYKRCIHKALNREYAVKIIDKSRRDPRKEIEILLRYGHHPNIITLKDVHDDGKYAYIVTELTKGGQLLDKIHRQIFFSEREASAVLFTITRTVEYLHAQGVVHGELKPSNILYVDESGNPESIRLCEFGLAKQLRVENGLLRSPCYTASFAAPEVLQGQGYDAAWDIWSLGVLLYTMLAGYPPFVTGPDDTPEEILARIGSGNLSLSGGYWNTVSDTAKDLLSKMLHVNPHQRLTAAQVLSHPWIVCCDQLPQYQLNRQDAPRVVKGARAAAYSALTRNQSPVLGACQPFSSCSEHYFS; this comes from the coding sequence aTGAGTCTTCTGCGAgtgctcttcaaaagaaacccagcaaacaGATTAGGAGCAGGCCTAGATGgagttgaagaaattaagaggcatgcattcttttccaaaatagattGGAATAGATTGTACAGGAGAGAAATTGATCCCCCTTTTAAACCTGCAACTGGCAGACCTGAAGATACGTTTTATTTTGACCCTGAGTTTACAGCAAAAACTCCAGAAGATTTGCCTGGTCTCCCACCTAGTGCTAATGCGCATCAACTTGTTCGGGGATTTAGTTCTGTAGCTATTGCATCAAATGACGAAAGCCAGGCAGTGCAGACAGTTGGAGTGCATTCCGTTGTCCAGCAGttgcacaggaacagcattcaGTTTACTGATAGATACGAAGTGAAGGAAGATATCAGAGTTGGGTCTTACTCTGTCTATAAGAGATGTATTCATAAAGCTTTAAACAGGGAATATGCTGTAAAGATTATAGACAAGAGTAGAAGAGATCCAAGAAAGGAGATTGAAATCCTACTGCGCTATGGCCACCATCCAAATATTATTACCCTAAAAGATGTGCATGATGATGGAAAATACGCATACATAGTAACAGAACTTACAAAAGGAGGGCAACTGCTGGATAAAATTCatagacaaatttttttctcgGAACGAGAAGCTAGTGCCGTTCTGTTCACAATAACAAGAACGGTTGAGTACCTCCATGCGCAAGGGGTTGTTCATGGAGAGCTGAAGCCTAGCAATATTCTTTATGTTGATGAATCTGGTAATCCAGAATCCATTCGACTTTGTGAATTTGGCCTTGCAAAACAACTACGAGTAGAAAATGGCCTTCTGAGGAGTCCATGTTACACAGCAAGTTTTGCTGCACCAGAGGTTTTACAGGGGCAAGGTTACGATGCTGCATGGGACATATGGAGCCTTGGTGTTCTACTTTATACCATGCTTGCTGGCTACCCTCCTTTTGTAACTGGTCCTGATGATACCCCAGAGGAGATTTTGGCCCGAATAGGTAGCGGAAATTTGTCTCTCAGCGGTGGTTATTGGAATACCGTTTCAGATACAGCTAAAgaccttctttcaaaaatgcttcatgttaaCCCACATCAAAGACTGACTGCAGCCCAAGTCCTTAGTCACCCCTGGATAGTTTGCTGTGACCAGTTGCCTCAATACCAGCTAAACAGGCAGGATGCTCCCCGTGTAGTGAagggtgcaagagcagcagcttactCTGCTTTGACTCGTAATCAGTCACCAGTTTTGGGAGCCTGTCAGCCATTCTCCTCTTGCtcagagcattatttttcataa